In a genomic window of Alphaproteobacteria bacterium:
- a CDS encoding type IV secretory system conjugative DNA transfer family protein, translating into MSRTAFMPSGFLLEVPMMIHERNEHYRYGSAAFAERRELADAGFFRQTPTSLFVGFFDGQPLWYHGAGGLLLTAGARSGKLRDILAYNLCSGTFSGGSLLALDMKGELAAISQDQTPDQKFCAYWNPLGLHGLPRNRLNPVSYIRQGSNTLVSDVKVFTENMIPLSGSANAQYFEMRARDILEGTILTLVEKHGTLTLPDLYHAVNLIPGAGEEWLDFAYLMHTSAFPVAVRVEEEINRSRKDNAGGFQGILGEVFKALSCLSDPVLMGSVSPPYDFDMDALTDLQQRWQVYLMPPAEFVDAWAPVIKAIFVSAMIYKSRAPSAPQQTWILDECAQLNNFPLVVKLFTYGAGIGIRPWAVFQSTEQMNALGPNAKTIITSSAALQIYFALREIGSAKDVSTMLGTQTLEFNDTLQQGQSRLAKSRILQSLLTGEDPLGAGIAFGHYKQAEHHRSKQMRPLQTPDEVLNARPDAAFIFADALQHPVFAQRQPYYQQSFMAGRFHPNPYHPPADKVRVTLGFGRTRWLSVKRESVPHRFAHYPQYVGGEWSVLR; encoded by the coding sequence ATGAGCCGGACCGCTTTCATGCCGTCCGGCTTTTTGTTGGAAGTCCCCATGATGATCCATGAGCGCAATGAGCATTATCGCTATGGCAGCGCCGCTTTTGCCGAAAGGCGCGAACTCGCCGATGCCGGGTTCTTCCGGCAAACGCCTACATCTCTCTTCGTCGGCTTTTTCGACGGTCAGCCGCTCTGGTATCACGGCGCGGGCGGGCTTCTGCTCACCGCCGGGGCGCGTTCGGGCAAGCTGCGCGATATCCTCGCCTATAATCTCTGCTCAGGGACATTCAGCGGCGGATCGCTGCTGGCGCTCGACATGAAGGGCGAGCTGGCGGCGATTTCGCAGGACCAGACTCCCGATCAGAAGTTCTGCGCCTACTGGAATCCCTTGGGGCTGCACGGGCTGCCGCGCAATCGGCTCAACCCCGTCTCCTACATCCGGCAAGGATCAAACACGCTGGTTTCGGACGTGAAAGTCTTCACCGAGAACATGATCCCGCTCTCCGGCTCGGCCAATGCCCAGTATTTCGAGATGCGGGCGCGGGATATCCTCGAAGGGACGATCCTCACGCTGGTTGAAAAGCACGGAACGCTCACGCTTCCCGATCTCTACCATGCGGTCAACCTGATCCCCGGCGCGGGCGAGGAATGGCTGGATTTCGCGTACCTCATGCACACGTCCGCCTTTCCGGTCGCGGTGCGCGTGGAAGAAGAGATCAACCGTTCGCGCAAGGACAATGCGGGCGGGTTTCAGGGGATACTGGGTGAAGTCTTCAAGGCGCTCTCGTGCCTCTCGGACCCGGTTCTGATGGGTTCCGTCTCTCCGCCCTATGATTTCGATATGGACGCGCTCACGGACCTCCAGCAACGCTGGCAGGTCTATCTGATGCCGCCCGCTGAGTTCGTCGATGCCTGGGCTCCGGTCATCAAGGCGATCTTCGTTTCCGCCATGATCTACAAATCCCGCGCCCCGTCCGCGCCGCAACAGACTTGGATTCTGGATGAATGCGCCCAGCTCAATAACTTCCCGCTCGTGGTCAAGCTCTTCACCTATGGAGCAGGCATTGGAATCCGCCCGTGGGCCGTCTTCCAGTCCACCGAACAGATGAATGCGCTCGGGCCGAACGCCAAGACGATCATCACCTCAAGCGCGGCGCTGCAAATCTACTTCGCTCTGCGCGAGATTGGCTCGGCCAAGGATGTCTCGACGATGCTCGGCACCCAGACGCTGGAGTTCAACGACACGCTCCAGCAGGGCCAGAGCCGTCTGGCCAAAAGCCGGATTCTGCAATCGCTGCTCACAGGCGAAGACCCGCTCGGTGCAGGTATCGCCTTTGGTCATTACAAGCAAGCCGAACATCACCGCTCCAAGCAGATGCGCCCGCTGCAAACGCCCGATGAAGTCCTGAATGCGCGGCCCGATGCGGCCTTCATTTTCGCCGATGCGCTCCAGCATCCGGTCTTCGCGCAGCGCCAACCGTATTATCAGCAGTCCTTCATGGCAGGGCGGTTTCATCCGAACCCGTATCACCCTCCCGCCGACAAAGTGCGCGTTACACTCGGCTTCGGGCGGACACGCTGGCTTTCGGTCAAGCGCGAGTCTGTTCCGCACCGCTTCGCGCACTATCCGCAATATGTGGGCGGTGAATGGTCGGTGCTCCGGTGA
- a CDS encoding helix-turn-helix transcriptional regulator has translation MVTLPGPPRSHCPINFGLEIFGDRWTLLVLRDLLLLGKRSYKEFMASEEQISTNILAERLERLLAAGLVTAERVKGDNRQIRYEPTSAGRALLPVLVEMAYWGALHDPDTAAPGAFVKSYRKDRDGLLKAVSRGHDPTKT, from the coding sequence ATGGTCACGTTGCCGGGACCGCCACGGTCGCATTGTCCAATCAATTTCGGTCTTGAGATATTCGGCGACAGGTGGACACTGCTTGTGCTCCGCGATCTGCTGCTGCTGGGAAAGCGCAGCTACAAGGAGTTTATGGCCTCGGAAGAGCAGATATCGACGAACATACTTGCCGAACGACTCGAACGGCTTCTCGCAGCGGGTCTCGTGACCGCCGAGCGTGTGAAAGGTGACAATCGGCAAATTCGCTATGAGCCGACCAGCGCAGGACGCGCTCTCCTCCCGGTCCTTGTGGAAATGGCCTACTGGGGTGCTCTCCATGATCCTGACACGGCAGCACCGGGCGCGTTCGTGAAGTCATACCGGAAGGACCGTGACGGTCTGCTCAAAGCCGTTTCGAGAGGTCATGATCCGACCAAGACGTGA
- a CDS encoding winged helix-turn-helix transcriptional regulator translates to MEQSGYSTSPAALDAVFGALADPTRRAILSRLAAGEASVLELAEPFSMSQPAISKHLKVLERAGLIERNIDRQRRPARLKAEPMAAAVHWLEEFKKFWSSSFDQLDDLLEELKKAELKGGHQ, encoded by the coding sequence ATGGAACAAAGTGGTTATTCAACAAGCCCTGCGGCTCTCGATGCGGTTTTTGGCGCTCTCGCCGATCCGACAAGGCGGGCCATCCTCTCCCGGCTGGCCGCAGGAGAAGCTTCGGTGCTCGAACTCGCCGAGCCCTTTTCCATGAGCCAGCCCGCGATCTCAAAGCATCTGAAGGTGCTGGAACGTGCAGGGCTGATTGAGCGCAATATCGACAGGCAGCGCCGTCCGGCACGCTTAAAGGCTGAGCCGATGGCGGCGGCGGTGCATTGGCTCGAAGAGTTTAAAAAATTCTGGTCGTCCAGCTTCGATCAACTCGATGACCTTCTTGAAGAACTGAAAAAGGCTGAATTGAAAGGGGGCCATCAATGA
- a CDS encoding TfoX/Sxy family protein has protein sequence MAYDERLAQVLRDALHRRKGVSEQRMMGGLCFLVHGNMLCGVDRSKNGADRFMFRVGKDNEALALSKSGASIVDMGGKRLGGFVFVEAKACEGAALSEWLALALPYVGGLPKKPKR, from the coding sequence ATGGCTTACGACGAACGATTAGCCCAAGTCTTGCGTGACGCTCTCCACCGCAGGAAAGGCGTGAGCGAGCAGCGGATGATGGGCGGCCTATGCTTTCTCGTTCATGGCAACATGCTGTGCGGCGTTGACCGATCCAAGAACGGCGCTGACCGTTTCATGTTCCGGGTCGGAAAGGACAATGAGGCGTTGGCCTTGAGCAAGTCCGGCGCTTCGATTGTTGACATGGGCGGCAAGCGACTCGGGGGCTTTGTTTTCGTCGAGGCCAAAGCCTGCGAGGGGGCCGCGCTGTCGGAATGGCTGGCGCTTGCTCTGCCGTATGTTGGCGGCTTGCCGAAGAAACCAAAGCGATAA
- a CDS encoding SRPBCC domain-containing protein, translating to MSDLPTYVLERTFNAPRHLVWRTWTEPELLARWYGPNVETIIHKLDVRPGGLWLNEMKMGRGSFYQRTEYKEVIEPERIVCLMSDASADWKRAPNPMMPDWPRELLTTVTFQDESGKTKMRLTWVPHNASEAEIACFAAAIENMGKGWASGMDILADILDELQGLR from the coding sequence ATGAGTGATTTGCCAACATATGTACTTGAGAGAACATTTAACGCGCCGCGTCATCTTGTGTGGCGTACGTGGACTGAGCCAGAACTGCTTGCCCGCTGGTATGGACCAAATGTCGAGACGATTATCCACAAACTCGATGTGCGCCCCGGTGGATTGTGGCTCAACGAGATGAAGATGGGACGCGGATCATTCTATCAGCGCACTGAGTATAAAGAAGTCATCGAGCCTGAACGCATTGTCTGCCTGATGTCGGATGCTAGCGCCGATTGGAAACGCGCTCCCAATCCTATGATGCCTGATTGGCCACGCGAATTGCTGACAACCGTGACCTTCCAAGACGAGAGCGGCAAGACCAAAATGCGGCTGACATGGGTGCCCCACAATGCGAGCGAGGCTGAGATTGCCTGCTTTGCTGCCGCTATTGAAAATATGGGCAAAGGCTGGGCCTCGGGCATGGATATACTGGCCGACATCCTTGATGAATTGCAGGGTTTGCGTTGA